CACCCTGATTATCATCCTTTACGGCGGAACCCTGGTCATGAAAGATCAGTTAAGTCCCGGAGATTTTGTGGCCTTCATTCAATACCTGGGGATTTTGGCCTGGCCGGTGATCGCCATCGGATGGATGACCAATCTGCTGCAGCGCGGCATGGCTTCCTTGAAACGGATCAACGTACTTTTGAACACCCGGTCCGCCATCACGTTCCCTGAAGATACGGTAATGCCGGATGGTGTAACCGGCAATATCCGGTTTGAAAAGGTCTGTTTTTCCTATGATAAGCAGGTGAATGTGCTCTCTGATATTTCAATGGAGATTCCGGCAGGTGCCCGGATCGGCATTACCGGGCCACCTGGCTGTGGTAAAACCACGTTACTTTCATTGATCCCTCGCCTGTATGACCCCATGGCCGGGCGGATAAGCCTGGACGGCAAAGATTTGAAAACCTTTGATCCACAATTTTTAAGACGTCATATCAGCTTTATGGCCCAGGAACCGTTTTTATTTTCAGGAACGCTTGAAGATAATCTGCTTATGGGGGAGGGGGGTAAGGCGGGCGATATGCTGGATCAGGTAATTCATATTTGTGATCTGGGCGACACCATTGCCCAGATGCCCAAAGGACTTGGCACGCTGATCGGGGAACGGGGGGTGACCTTATCCGGTGGCCAAAAACAGCGGGTTACTCTGGCCCGGACCCTGGTGCATCCTAAGCCGGTGCTGCTCTTGGATGATCCGGTCAGTCATCTCGATACCCGCACCGCAGACCGGGTGATCCGGGGGCTTAAGCGGATGAACCGGAATGCCGTCATGGTCATGGTTTCCCACAGGATTTCAGCCCTTTCCGGATGTGATCAAATTTATGTGATGGATAAAGGTAGGATTGTGGACCAGGGCACCCATGAACAACTCAAGGCCTCCAATGCCTTTTATCGTACATCCTTTAGGGTCCAGCAGTCTGAAAGCCGGTCCCGGGGAGGCCAATCATGAACAACCGTCCCCACGCCTTTTCCGACGAGGAAAAAAAGGTCAAACTGGCAGACCTGGCCCTGTTTAAAGCATTGATTCCCTATGTTCGGCCCTACGCCTGGATGCTTGGGTTAACGACGTTTCTTGTTTTTGTGGTCACCGGCTTTGAGCTGTTACAGCCCTGGCTCATCCAGCAGGCCCTTGACGGGTTTATTCTTGTTTCAGGTGATCCGGGGGTGAAGATCCTGGGGGTTAAAATTGAGCAGTTCTCTGTTTTTGGTATCTGGGTCGGTGTGGTGATCCTCACAGGGTTTGTGCTGGATTTCAGCCAGGCCATGTTCATGGAGTATACGGGCCAGAAAATAATGCTCAATCTGCGGTGCCGCCTGTTTGACCATATGACGGATCTGCCTGTGGCCTATTTTGATAAAAATACCTCTGGACGGCTTGTGGCCCGGGTGGCCGGGGACATTGAAAATATGAACGAAATGTTTACAAGCGTTCTTGTTTTTATTTTCAGGGATCTGCTGCTGATGGCCGGGGTATTTGTGATTTTGTTTTTCACCAATCACCGGCTTACCTTCTATTTAAGCCTGCTTATTCCTGTGATCTTTGTGGGGGTGGTTTATTTTTCGGGGTTGTTGCGCAAGGTATTTCGGACGCTGAGACAAAAAAATGCTGAGATTAACCATCGTTTTTCCGAAGCCATCACCGGGATCCGGGCCATCCAGACCTGCATGGCCGCTTTGCATTTTATCCATGAGTTCAAACGCCTGAACATGGCCCATTTCAAGGCTGCCATGGCCCATATCCGGGTCTTTGCCGTGTTTATGCCCATGGTGGGACTTATGGGCACCCTGGCCGTGGCTGTTATTATCTGGAACGGCTCTTTTATGGTGGAAAACCATGCGTTGACCATTGGTGAACTTGCGGCGTTTTTGGCCTATATGAAATTGTTTTTCAGACCCTTGAGAGAGTTATCCGAAAAATTTAATCTGCTGCAGAACGCCTTGGCCTCAGCCGAAAGGATCATTACCGTATTAAATACGCCCAAGGCCCGGCAGGATACGGCAGAGTTCCGGGGGGCGGATCCGGGCCCTATCCGGCAGCTGGCATTTGAAGATGTATCGTTTTCATACACCCCGGATGCTCCGGTATTGAAAAATATCCGTTTCAACCTTGAAAAGGGCCGGGCTATGGGGATTGTGGGGCAGACCGGGGCAGGTAAGAGTACCATCATCAATCTTACTGCCGGGTTTTACAGTCCCACGGCCGGCCGCATCCTTATTAACGGTCATAATTATTTGAACATGGATATTGCCGGTATCCGGTATCACACCGCCCTGGTCATGCAGGATCCCATTCTGTTTTCCGGAACCGTACGGGAAAACATTAGCCGTTTCCTGAATGGTTCCGGCCAGGATGATCTAACGC
This window of the uncultured Desulfobacter sp. genome carries:
- a CDS encoding ABC transporter ATP-binding protein; translated protein: MKLILYYFRKNFKKIAAGVFFMIVVDLLQLVVPQIVSRAVDTLAQAHFDRHTLLIQCTVIVGAGLLMTLLRSGWRMLLMGSARDLERGIRDELYTHMLGLDMAYYDKTRAGDIMAHATSDILHVRMAFGFGIIALVDTLLLGSACIGIMVWTSPKLAALCLIPLPFLVLVTKHLGNRMHNYHTTAQEAFSALTEQVRESFFGIRVIKVFNFGPQVRQKTAHSAQGYFRKNLKRAYINALLRPMLELFFNASTLIIILYGGTLVMKDQLSPGDFVAFIQYLGILAWPVIAIGWMTNLLQRGMASLKRINVLLNTRSAITFPEDTVMPDGVTGNIRFEKVCFSYDKQVNVLSDISMEIPAGARIGITGPPGCGKTTLLSLIPRLYDPMAGRISLDGKDLKTFDPQFLRRHISFMAQEPFLFSGTLEDNLLMGEGGKAGDMLDQVIHICDLGDTIAQMPKGLGTLIGERGVTLSGGQKQRVTLARTLVHPKPVLLLDDPVSHLDTRTADRVIRGLKRMNRNAVMVMVSHRISALSGCDQIYVMDKGRIVDQGTHEQLKASNAFYRTSFRVQQSESRSRGGQS
- a CDS encoding ABC transporter ATP-binding protein, with the protein product MNNRPHAFSDEEKKVKLADLALFKALIPYVRPYAWMLGLTTFLVFVVTGFELLQPWLIQQALDGFILVSGDPGVKILGVKIEQFSVFGIWVGVVILTGFVLDFSQAMFMEYTGQKIMLNLRCRLFDHMTDLPVAYFDKNTSGRLVARVAGDIENMNEMFTSVLVFIFRDLLLMAGVFVILFFTNHRLTFYLSLLIPVIFVGVVYFSGLLRKVFRTLRQKNAEINHRFSEAITGIRAIQTCMAALHFIHEFKRLNMAHFKAAMAHIRVFAVFMPMVGLMGTLAVAVIIWNGSFMVENHALTIGELAAFLAYMKLFFRPLRELSEKFNLLQNALASAERIITVLNTPKARQDTAEFRGADPGPIRQLAFEDVSFSYTPDAPVLKNIRFNLEKGRAMGIVGQTGAGKSTIINLTAGFYSPTAGRILINGHNYLNMDIAGIRYHTALVMQDPILFSGTVRENISRFLNGSGQDDLTLEAALKQANCSFLFDKFSGLDTMLRDGGRPLSSGEKQLVCIARAFACNPDLIIFDEATSYMDSQSEVKIHDAMKRLMEGRLSIIIAHRLSTVRSCDHILVLKDGQIIERGGHEQLARANGEYTRLLEKERIG